Proteins encoded by one window of Streptomyces clavuligerus:
- a CDS encoding DUF5063 domain-containing protein gives MSDVMLHATHQDPGDFAVQIADSIESFIVATAEVAKGDEPDSAVPFLLLEVSQLLLTGGRLGAHEDIVPDERYEPDTGPEPDVDELRERFARLLDPVDVFSEVFDPYEPRKAPVAYRISDNLADIVTDLRHGLAHYRAGRTSEALWWWQFSYFSNWGPTASATLRALQSLVAHVRLDQPLEELDGLDTDELAEEALAEEAGRVMAEEIAAPLGIRPGL, from the coding sequence ATGTCTGACGTCATGCTGCACGCGACGCACCAGGACCCGGGGGACTTCGCGGTCCAGATCGCGGATTCGATCGAGTCCTTCATCGTCGCGACCGCCGAGGTCGCCAAGGGCGACGAGCCCGACAGTGCCGTGCCCTTCCTGCTGCTGGAGGTCTCCCAGCTGCTGCTGACCGGCGGACGGCTGGGCGCGCACGAGGACATCGTGCCGGACGAGCGGTACGAGCCGGACACGGGCCCGGAGCCCGATGTGGACGAGCTGCGCGAGCGCTTCGCCCGGCTGCTGGACCCGGTGGATGTGTTCTCCGAGGTCTTCGACCCGTACGAGCCGCGCAAGGCGCCGGTGGCCTACCGGATCTCCGACAACCTCGCCGACATCGTCACCGATCTGCGCCACGGTCTGGCCCACTACCGGGCGGGCCGGACCTCGGAGGCGCTGTGGTGGTGGCAGTTCTCGTACTTCTCCAACTGGGGCCCGACCGCTTCGGCCACCCTGCGGGCGCTCCAGTCCCTGGTGGCCCATGTCCGGCTGGACCAGCCGCTGGAGGAGCTGGACGGGCTGGACACCGACGAGCTGGCCGAGGAGGCGCTGGCGGAGGAGGCGGGCCGGGTGATGGCCGAGGAGATCGCCGCCCCGCTGGGCATCCGTCCCGGCCTCTGA
- a CDS encoding aspartate kinase — MGLVVQKYGGSSVADAEGIKRVAKRIVDAKKNGHQVVVVVSAMGDTTDELIDLAEQVSPIPAGREFDMLLTAGERISMALLAMAIKNLGHEAQSFTGSQAGVITDSVHNKARIIDVTPGRIRTALDEGNIAIVAGFQGVSQDKKDITTLGRGGSDTTAVALAAALDAEVCEIYTDVDGVFTADPRVVPKARKIDWISFEDMLELASSGSKVLLHRCVEYARRYNIPIHVRSSFSGLRGTWVSNEPQGDQQVEHAIISGVAHDVSEAKVTVVGVPDKPGEAAAIFRTIADAELNIDMVVQNVSAAATALTDISFTLPKTDGVRAIDALEKAKGEIGYESLRYDDQIGKISLVGAGMKTNPGVTATFFEALANAGVNIELISTSEIRISVVTRADDVTEAVRAVHTAFGLDSDSDEAVVYGGTGR, encoded by the coding sequence GTGGGCCTTGTCGTGCAGAAGTACGGAGGCTCCTCCGTTGCCGATGCCGAGGGCATCAAGCGCGTCGCCAAGCGGATCGTGGATGCCAAGAAGAACGGCCATCAGGTCGTTGTCGTGGTGTCCGCGATGGGCGACACGACGGACGAGCTGATCGATCTCGCGGAGCAGGTGTCGCCGATCCCTGCCGGGCGCGAGTTCGACATGCTGCTGACCGCGGGAGAGCGCATCTCCATGGCACTGCTGGCCATGGCGATCAAAAACCTGGGCCACGAGGCCCAGTCCTTCACGGGCAGCCAGGCGGGCGTCATCACCGACTCGGTCCACAACAAGGCGCGCATCATCGATGTGACGCCGGGCCGTATCCGGACCGCGCTGGACGAGGGCAATATCGCCATCGTCGCCGGTTTCCAGGGCGTGTCCCAGGACAAGAAGGACATCACCACCCTGGGCCGGGGCGGCTCCGACACCACCGCGGTCGCGCTCGCGGCGGCGCTGGACGCCGAGGTCTGCGAGATCTACACGGATGTGGACGGCGTCTTCACCGCCGACCCCCGGGTGGTCCCCAAGGCCCGGAAGATCGACTGGATCTCCTTCGAGGACATGCTGGAGCTGGCCTCGTCCGGGTCCAAGGTGCTGCTGCACCGCTGCGTCGAGTACGCGCGCCGATACAACATCCCGATCCATGTCCGCTCGTCGTTCTCCGGCCTGCGCGGCACCTGGGTCAGCAACGAACCGCAGGGAGACCAGCAGGTGGAGCACGCCATCATCTCCGGAGTCGCCCACGACGTCTCCGAGGCGAAGGTCACGGTCGTCGGGGTGCCGGACAAGCCGGGCGAGGCCGCGGCCATCTTCCGGACCATCGCCGACGCCGAGCTGAACATCGACATGGTCGTGCAGAACGTCTCCGCGGCGGCCACGGCCCTCACCGACATCTCCTTCACCCTGCCCAAGACGGACGGGGTCCGGGCCATCGACGCCCTGGAGAAGGCCAAGGGCGAGATCGGCTACGAGTCGCTGCGCTACGACGACCAGATCGGCAAGATCTCGCTGGTCGGCGCCGGGATGAAGACCAACCCCGGGGTCACCGCCACCTTCTTCGAGGCGCTGGCGAACGCGGGCGTCAACATCGAGCTGATCTCGACGTCCGAGATCCGTATCTCGGTGGTGACCCGCGCCGACGACGTCACCGAGGCCGTGCGCGCCGTGCACACCGCCTTCGGGCTCGACAGCGACTCCGACGAGGCGGTCGTCTACGGGGGCACCGGGCGATGA
- a CDS encoding aspartate-semialdehyde dehydrogenase — protein sequence MTRKPALAVVGATGAAGSELLQILTRHEDVWGGIRLIASPRSAGRVLSVRGEECAVLALDEDALAGVDLALFLTPGEVSARWAPVAVSRGAVVVDSSDAFRLDPDVPLVVPELNPHAARLRPRGIVASPHDTTLTLLPAVGALHAAFGLRELVLSSYQAASGAGRAAVAALREQLALVAGTELGTATGDVRRAVGEGRLGPLPAPLALNVVPWTGAVRSDGWSSEELGLREETRKVLGLPALKVAATCVRVPVLTAHSLTVHARFEDEVTVAKAHEVLATSPGVVLYDEPALGDFPTPADVVGTDPTWAGRVRRAPDDPCALELFLCADNLRQGTALNSARIAELIAAEFPR from the coding sequence ATGACCCGCAAGCCGGCGCTCGCGGTCGTCGGTGCGACCGGGGCCGCCGGCTCGGAACTGCTCCAGATCCTCACCCGTCACGAGGATGTCTGGGGCGGGATACGACTGATCGCCTCCCCGCGCTCGGCCGGCCGCGTGCTGTCCGTGCGCGGGGAGGAGTGCGCCGTCCTGGCGCTGGACGAGGACGCCCTCGCGGGCGTGGACCTCGCCCTCTTCCTCACCCCCGGGGAGGTCTCCGCGCGCTGGGCGCCGGTCGCCGTCTCCCGGGGCGCGGTGGTCGTCGACAGCTCCGACGCCTTCCGGCTCGACCCGGATGTCCCCCTGGTCGTCCCCGAGCTGAATCCGCACGCCGCGCGGCTGCGTCCGCGGGGCATCGTCGCGAGCCCCCACGACACCACCCTCACCCTGCTGCCCGCCGTGGGCGCGCTGCACGCCGCGTTCGGCCTGCGGGAGCTGGTGCTCTCCTCGTACCAGGCGGCGAGCGGCGCCGGGCGGGCCGCCGTGGCCGCGCTGCGGGAACAGCTCGCGCTGGTGGCCGGTACCGAGCTGGGCACCGCCACCGGGGACGTCCGCCGGGCCGTGGGCGAGGGGCGGCTCGGTCCGCTGCCCGCGCCGCTCGCGCTCAATGTGGTGCCCTGGACCGGAGCGGTCCGCTCCGACGGCTGGTCCTCCGAGGAGCTGGGGCTGCGCGAGGAGACCCGCAAGGTGCTCGGACTCCCCGCGCTGAAGGTGGCCGCGACCTGCGTCCGCGTCCCCGTCCTCACCGCCCACTCGCTCACCGTGCACGCCCGTTTCGAGGACGAGGTCACCGTCGCGAAGGCGCACGAGGTCCTGGCGACCTCACCGGGCGTGGTCCTCTACGACGAACCGGCGCTGGGCGACTTCCCCACCCCCGCCGATGTCGTCGGCACCGATCCCACCTGGGCGGGCCGGGTGCGCCGCGCCCCCGACGACCCGTGCGCGCTGGAGCTGTTCCTCTGCGCGGACAACCTCCGGCAGGGCACGGCCCTCAACTCCGCCCGCATCGCGGAGCTGATCGCCGCAGAATTCCCCCGGTGA
- a CDS encoding SigE family RNA polymerase sigma factor, which produces MAEVLDIAAVVPVRRAPMRLFQGGTAAAAPVRQAAPAPVRTPEPAPGREERKDTRRGASARPARRRRLPGGMPVIAPMPTPSAARLPAQRDGADQVMTSGTTVDHLTETYRAHYRSLLGLAALLLDDTASCEDVVQEAFIRVHSARKRVRDPEKTLAYLRQTVVNLSRSALRRRILGLKLLSKPMPDMASAEEGAYDQLERDDLIKAMRGLQRRQREVLVLRYFADMTEAQVAETLGISLGSVKAYGSRGIAALRVSMEATS; this is translated from the coding sequence GTGGCAGAGGTACTCGATATCGCAGCGGTGGTCCCGGTCCGCAGAGCGCCGATGCGCCTGTTCCAGGGCGGTACGGCGGCAGCCGCGCCCGTGCGGCAGGCCGCGCCGGCGCCTGTGCGGACCCCCGAGCCCGCGCCCGGGCGCGAGGAGCGGAAGGACACCCGGCGCGGCGCGTCCGCACGTCCGGCGCGCCGTCGCAGGCTCCCCGGCGGGATGCCCGTGATCGCGCCCATGCCCACCCCGAGCGCCGCCCGGCTCCCGGCCCAGCGGGACGGTGCTGACCAGGTCATGACCTCGGGCACCACCGTCGACCATCTGACCGAGACCTATCGGGCCCACTACCGCTCGCTGCTCGGACTCGCCGCCCTCCTGCTCGACGACACCGCCTCCTGTGAGGACGTGGTGCAGGAAGCGTTCATCCGGGTCCACTCCGCGCGCAAACGCGTCCGCGACCCGGAGAAGACGCTCGCCTATCTGCGGCAGACCGTCGTCAACCTCTCCCGGTCCGCGCTGCGCCGCCGCATCCTCGGGCTCAAGCTGCTCTCCAAGCCCATGCCCGACATGGCGAGCGCGGAGGAGGGCGCCTACGACCAGTTGGAGCGCGACGACCTGATCAAGGCCATGCGCGGGCTCCAGCGCCGCCAGCGCGAGGTCCTCGTGCTGCGATACTTCGCGGATATGACGGAAGCTCAAGTCGCTGAGACACTGGGGATATCCCTGGGATCGGTCAAGGCGTACGGCTCCCGTGGCATCGCCGCGCTGCGGGTCTCCATGGAGGCCACGTCGTGA
- a CDS encoding SURF1 family protein, whose protein sequence is MYRFLLTPRWWGINAFVVLAIPFCVFMGSWQLGRFEDRVDSHQEYRDAPAPSERAAAPLAELLPVDKRTAGRAATASGVYGEQFLVPDRVVDDRRGDYVLTLLKTDDGRVLPVVRGWIPPGERAPEPPPGRVEVTGVLQPSEHMGTDGVAAGGLPAGELGMISAASLVNRVPDAVHDGWITLMKADGGMVPVPPKMVDGGGLDLKAFQNLGYTGEWFAFSAFVIFMWFRLFRRETEEARDRALGLTETAPQADATPTGATPAADPRTGTPPAETMPTEAAARSQGAPSA, encoded by the coding sequence GTGTACCGGTTCCTGCTGACGCCCCGGTGGTGGGGCATCAACGCCTTCGTCGTCCTCGCCATCCCCTTCTGCGTCTTCATGGGGTCCTGGCAGCTCGGCAGGTTCGAGGATCGTGTGGACTCCCACCAGGAGTACCGCGACGCGCCCGCGCCCAGTGAGCGTGCCGCGGCCCCGCTCGCGGAGCTGCTGCCCGTCGACAAGCGGACCGCGGGGCGGGCGGCGACCGCCTCGGGGGTGTACGGCGAGCAGTTCCTCGTCCCCGACCGTGTGGTGGACGACCGGCGGGGGGACTACGTCCTGACCCTGCTGAAGACCGACGACGGACGGGTGCTGCCGGTCGTCCGGGGCTGGATTCCCCCGGGTGAGCGGGCCCCCGAGCCGCCCCCGGGGAGGGTCGAGGTGACCGGCGTCCTCCAGCCGTCCGAGCACATGGGCACGGACGGGGTCGCGGCGGGCGGGCTGCCCGCCGGGGAGCTGGGGATGATCAGCGCGGCCTCGCTGGTGAACCGGGTGCCGGACGCGGTCCACGACGGCTGGATCACCCTGATGAAGGCGGACGGGGGCATGGTGCCCGTACCGCCGAAGATGGTGGACGGCGGCGGACTCGATCTGAAGGCGTTCCAGAACCTCGGCTACACCGGCGAGTGGTTCGCCTTCTCCGCCTTTGTGATCTTCATGTGGTTCCGGCTGTTCCGCCGGGAGACCGAGGAGGCCCGGGACCGCGCGCTGGGGCTGACCGAAACCGCCCCGCAGGCCGACGCCACGCCGACCGGCGCCACGCCCGCCGCCGACCCGCGCACCGGTACCCCACCGGCCGAAACCATGCCGACCGAGGCCGCCGCGCGATCCCAGGGCGCGCCTTCGGCCTGA
- a CDS encoding S9 family peptidase, producing MGGMTDAEAMPDWEKRFRAPRVSLPDWAPDAPDRSLFVSNATGTYELYAWDRATGEQRQVTDRPSGTTDGVLTPDGTAIWWFSDTDGDEFGVWLRQPFGGGEDVPAAPGLAPSYGAGLAIGRHGASVVGRSTDEDGSTIHVVRDGAEPVEIYRHRESAGVGDLSHDGTLIAVEHTEHGDAMHSSLRVVRLDGSTVAELDDTEGGTVELGLEVLGFAPVAGDTRLLVAHQRRGRWEPMIWDVATGERSEPALGLPGDVSAEWYPDGSGLLIAHSHEARGELFRYDLASGEAIRVDTPKGSVSGATARPDGSVEYLWSSAALPPRVRSTAGGVVLDPPGPRAPESVPVEDVWVDGPGGRVHALVQRPAGASGPLPTVFDIHGGPTWHDSDSFAAGPAAWVDHGYAVVRVNYRGSTGYGREWTDALKHRVGLIELEDIAAVREWAVASGLADPERLVLAGGSWGGFVTLLGLGTEPGVWALGLAAVPVADYVTAYHDEMEALKAMDRTLLGGTPEEVPERYAVSSPLTYVDAVRAPVYISAGVNDPRCPIRQVDHYVDRLAARGAVHEVYRYDAGHGSLVVEERIKQLALELDFAARHLGTAGTAGADRPSGARTEG from the coding sequence ATGGGCGGCATGACTGATGCCGAAGCCATGCCCGACTGGGAGAAGCGCTTCCGCGCGCCGCGGGTCTCCCTGCCCGACTGGGCCCCCGACGCGCCGGACCGCTCCCTCTTCGTCTCCAACGCCACCGGCACCTACGAGCTGTACGCGTGGGACCGGGCCACCGGGGAGCAGCGCCAGGTCACCGACCGGCCGAGCGGGACGACGGACGGGGTGCTGACCCCCGACGGCACGGCGATCTGGTGGTTCAGCGACACGGACGGGGACGAGTTCGGCGTCTGGCTGCGGCAGCCCTTCGGCGGCGGCGAGGACGTCCCCGCCGCACCCGGGCTCGCCCCCTCCTACGGGGCGGGGCTGGCGATCGGGCGGCACGGCGCCTCGGTGGTCGGGCGCTCCACCGACGAGGACGGCAGCACGATCCATGTCGTCCGCGACGGGGCCGAGCCGGTGGAGATCTACCGGCACCGGGAGTCCGCCGGGGTCGGCGACCTCTCCCACGACGGCACGCTGATCGCCGTCGAGCACACGGAGCACGGGGACGCCATGCACTCCTCGCTGCGGGTGGTGCGGCTGGACGGCTCGACGGTGGCCGAGCTGGACGACACCGAGGGCGGCACTGTGGAGCTGGGGCTCGAAGTGCTCGGCTTCGCGCCGGTCGCGGGGGACACCCGGCTGCTCGTGGCCCATCAGCGGCGGGGCCGCTGGGAGCCGATGATCTGGGACGTGGCCACCGGGGAGCGGTCGGAGCCCGCGCTCGGTCTGCCCGGCGACGTGAGCGCGGAGTGGTACCCGGACGGCTCGGGGCTGCTGATAGCGCACAGCCATGAGGCCCGGGGCGAGCTGTTCCGCTACGACCTGGCCTCCGGCGAGGCGATCCGCGTCGACACCCCGAAGGGTTCGGTCTCGGGCGCCACCGCCCGGCCCGACGGGTCGGTGGAGTACCTCTGGTCGTCGGCGGCGCTGCCGCCGCGGGTGCGCTCGACGGCGGGCGGTGTGGTGCTCGACCCGCCGGGGCCGCGCGCGCCGGAGTCGGTGCCGGTCGAGGACGTGTGGGTGGACGGGCCCGGGGGCCGCGTCCACGCCCTCGTCCAGCGCCCGGCGGGGGCGAGCGGCCCGCTGCCCACGGTCTTCGACATCCACGGCGGTCCGACCTGGCACGACAGCGACTCCTTCGCGGCGGGCCCGGCGGCCTGGGTCGACCACGGCTACGCGGTCGTCCGGGTGAACTACCGCGGCTCGACCGGGTACGGCCGGGAGTGGACCGACGCCCTCAAGCACCGCGTCGGCCTGATCGAGCTGGAGGACATCGCCGCCGTCCGGGAGTGGGCGGTGGCCTCGGGCCTCGCCGACCCGGAGCGGCTGGTCCTGGCGGGCGGCTCCTGGGGCGGCTTCGTGACCCTGCTGGGCCTGGGCACCGAGCCCGGTGTCTGGGCGCTGGGGCTCGCCGCGGTGCCGGTCGCCGACTATGTCACGGCCTACCACGACGAGATGGAGGCCCTGAAGGCGATGGACCGGACGCTGCTGGGCGGCACCCCGGAGGAGGTGCCCGAGCGGTACGCGGTCTCGTCCCCGCTGACCTATGTGGACGCGGTGCGCGCGCCCGTCTACATCTCCGCCGGGGTCAACGATCCGCGCTGCCCGATCCGGCAGGTGGACCACTACGTCGACCGGCTGGCGGCCCGGGGCGCCGTGCACGAGGTGTACCGCTATGACGCGGGCCACGGCTCCCTGGTGGTGGAGGAGCGGATCAAGCAGCTCGCGCTGGAGCTGGACTTCGCGGCCCGGCATCTGGGCACCGCGGGCACCGCGGGCGCGGACCGCCCGTCCGGGGCCCGGACGGAGGGCTGA
- a CDS encoding MFS transporter, which translates to MTEPRPRPRARLRARLRTRVGRLPLTRELTVLSLAAFATAIGIGILAPTLPLLARDFGVSNTGAAAVVSAFALARLVCGAVMVRLAHRADTRRVMLWGLAVLAVSSALAGWATSYPVLLSLRIAGGVGSAMFSVSGMALVTRHAPATARARATGVYIGALLLGTALGPAAGIPFAGISLRAPLFCYAVLAALSFLLVLIGLPRGDASRPAEQGTARKRTPLRQFLRGRPYLVVLTLNFAVTWCLGVRGSLIPLHMVENLGESASLVGWVLFSSAVFNILLLPLGGRISDREGWRPVLLTGCALAALGLLTTAAVPQLWALFLGLILFGAGAGILEPPSGAVLAEVSRDGDTTPVALHSTAGDLGMILGPLAMGALADGLSFTWAFAVTTAVMAAPLLLALGPGGREGDERRTGARK; encoded by the coding sequence ATGACGGAACCCCGTCCACGGCCCCGGGCCCGGCTCCGCGCCCGGCTGCGCACCCGCGTCGGCCGTCTCCCGCTCACCCGGGAACTGACGGTCCTGAGCCTCGCCGCCTTCGCCACGGCCATCGGCATCGGCATCCTGGCTCCCACGCTTCCGCTCCTCGCCCGCGACTTCGGTGTCTCGAACACCGGCGCCGCCGCCGTCGTCTCGGCCTTCGCGCTGGCCCGGCTGGTGTGCGGCGCGGTGATGGTCCGCCTCGCCCACCGCGCGGACACCCGCCGGGTGATGCTCTGGGGACTCGCGGTCCTCGCCGTCTCCAGCGCCCTCGCCGGATGGGCGACCTCCTATCCGGTCCTGCTGTCCCTGCGGATCGCGGGCGGCGTCGGATCGGCCATGTTCAGCGTCAGCGGCATGGCCCTCGTCACCCGGCACGCGCCGGCCACCGCCCGCGCCCGCGCCACCGGCGTCTACATCGGCGCCCTGCTGCTCGGCACCGCGCTGGGCCCGGCGGCGGGCATCCCGTTCGCCGGGATATCCCTGCGGGCCCCGCTGTTCTGTTACGCCGTGCTCGCGGCACTCTCCTTTCTGCTGGTCCTGATCGGCCTTCCGCGCGGCGACGCGTCAAGACCGGCGGAACAGGGGACGGCCCGGAAGAGAACCCCGCTGCGGCAATTCCTCCGCGGGCGCCCCTATCTGGTCGTCCTCACCCTGAATTTCGCGGTGACCTGGTGCCTCGGGGTGCGTGGCTCCCTGATACCGCTGCATATGGTGGAGAATCTGGGGGAGTCCGCCTCACTCGTCGGCTGGGTGCTCTTTTCGAGTGCGGTGTTCAATATTCTGCTGCTGCCCCTGGGCGGACGGATATCCGACCGCGAGGGGTGGCGCCCCGTTCTGCTCACCGGCTGCGCCCTCGCCGCGCTCGGGCTGCTGACCACGGCGGCCGTGCCCCAGCTCTGGGCGCTCTTCCTGGGGCTGATCCTCTTCGGGGCGGGGGCCGGAATCCTGGAGCCGCCGAGCGGGGCGGTGCTCGCGGAGGTGTCCCGGGACGGGGACACCACCCCGGTCGCCCTCCACTCCACCGCCGGTGACCTGGGCATGATCCTCGGCCCGCTCGCCATGGGCGCCCTGGCCGACGGCCTCTCCTTCACCTGGGCGTTCGCCGTCACCACCGCGGTCATGGCGGCCCCGCTGCTGCTCGCCCTCGGCCCCGGGGGGCGGGAAGGGGACGAACGGCGGACCGGTGCGCGAAAGTGA
- a CDS encoding cytochrome P450: MADFVFDPLDAEFLENPYPVLRALRQDHPAHWHEGMRSWIFSRYDDCREILHDTERFGADPRAVGQELPPARVSIQTLDGEEHARIQRVVVAALQEADFTLVERRMARLLRRPPGSGADTVDFVQDIALPVTTRATLSLFGLPADAEERIADSSTVIVRSMMHGLLTEGETDALAARAAVTDILDTWYGRTGDGLLGAIHRRPEAAALDRTALLNSLRVVLLAGINSTQRLLSLAVRTLLARPRGLKEFRAAPSGNRAVHELIRYEGSAQSAARFCRETTTLHGRRVRRGEQVVALLGSANRDERRFADPDGLDLDRHPNPHLGFGRGTHACLGIPLTLSIARGTLETLGRDHPGAALAGPVVIEPNPALRGLTSLPVRLR; this comes from the coding sequence TTGGCGGACTTTGTTTTCGATCCCCTGGATGCCGAATTCCTGGAGAATCCCTATCCCGTCCTGCGCGCACTGCGGCAGGACCACCCGGCGCACTGGCACGAGGGCATGCGCTCGTGGATCTTCTCCCGTTACGACGACTGCCGGGAGATCCTGCACGACACGGAACGGTTCGGCGCCGACCCCCGGGCGGTCGGCCAGGAGCTGCCACCGGCCAGGGTCAGCATCCAGACCCTCGACGGGGAGGAGCACGCCCGTATCCAGCGGGTCGTCGTCGCCGCGCTCCAGGAGGCGGACTTCACGCTCGTCGAGCGCCGGATGGCGCGGCTGCTGCGCCGGCCGCCCGGGAGCGGCGCGGACACCGTCGACTTCGTCCAGGACATCGCGCTGCCGGTGACCACCCGGGCCACCCTCTCCCTCTTCGGGCTCCCGGCCGACGCCGAGGAGCGCATAGCGGACAGCTCCACCGTCATCGTCCGCAGCATGATGCACGGGCTGCTCACCGAGGGGGAGACGGACGCGCTGGCCGCGCGCGCGGCGGTCACCGACATCCTCGACACCTGGTACGGAAGGACGGGGGACGGCCTCCTCGGCGCCATCCACCGCAGGCCCGAAGCCGCCGCGCTGGACCGCACGGCGCTGCTGAACTCGCTGCGGGTGGTGCTGCTCGCCGGGATCAACTCGACCCAGCGCCTGCTCTCCCTCGCCGTGCGCACCCTGCTCGCCCGCCCCCGCGGCCTGAAGGAGTTCCGCGCCGCGCCGTCCGGGAACCGGGCCGTCCACGAGCTGATCCGCTACGAGGGCAGCGCCCAGTCCGCCGCCCGCTTCTGCCGGGAGACGACCACCCTGCACGGCCGCCGGGTCCGGCGCGGGGAGCAGGTCGTCGCCCTGCTGGGCTCGGCCAACCGCGACGAGCGGCGCTTCGCCGACCCGGACGGCCTCGACCTGGACCGGCACCCCAACCCCCATCTGGGCTTCGGCCGGGGCACCCATGCCTGTCTGGGCATCCCCCTCACCCTGTCCATCGCGCGCGGCACCCTGGAGACACTCGGCCGCGACCACCCGGGAGCGGCGCTCGCGGGCCCGGTCGTCATCGAGCCGAACCCCGCGCTGCGCGGGCTGACCTCGCTGCCGGTGAGGCTTCGATGA
- a CDS encoding class I SAM-dependent methyltransferase — MDHPTPAEPTQPAGWLDTNQANWNERVPIHVASDFYGVESFRAGREVLREHEIAEVGDVTGRTLLHLQCHFGQDTLSWARRGAARVVGLDFSERAVDTARTLAAELGLGPDRAAFVTADVYDAAEAVPDPSYDIVYTGTGALNWLPDIERWAGIAASLVAPGGFLYLAEFHPLTDALDDETGSRIIHDYFSRNAWVDDEPVTYTDGGATLVHRRTVEWQHPIGEVVSALCAAGLRLEFLHEHDTTVFERFDSLVRVGEQRYRFPADRPRIPLMYSLKASRPR, encoded by the coding sequence ATGGACCATCCCACCCCCGCCGAGCCCACGCAGCCCGCCGGTTGGCTCGACACCAACCAGGCCAACTGGAACGAGCGCGTCCCGATCCATGTGGCCAGTGACTTCTATGGGGTCGAGTCCTTCCGCGCCGGCCGGGAGGTCCTGCGCGAGCACGAGATCGCCGAGGTCGGCGACGTGACCGGCCGCACCCTGCTGCACCTCCAGTGCCACTTCGGCCAGGACACCCTGTCCTGGGCGCGGCGCGGGGCCGCGCGCGTGGTCGGCCTCGACTTCTCCGAGCGGGCCGTGGACACCGCCCGTACCCTGGCGGCGGAGCTGGGTCTCGGCCCCGACCGGGCCGCGTTCGTCACCGCCGATGTGTACGACGCGGCCGAGGCGGTGCCCGACCCGTCGTACGACATCGTCTACACCGGCACCGGCGCCCTCAACTGGCTCCCCGACATCGAGCGCTGGGCCGGGATCGCCGCCTCGCTGGTGGCACCCGGCGGCTTTCTCTATCTCGCCGAGTTCCACCCGCTGACCGACGCCCTCGACGACGAGACCGGGTCGCGGATCATCCACGACTACTTCTCGCGGAACGCCTGGGTCGACGACGAGCCCGTCACCTACACCGACGGCGGCGCGACCCTCGTCCACCGGCGCACGGTCGAGTGGCAGCACCCCATCGGCGAGGTGGTCTCCGCGCTCTGCGCCGCCGGACTGCGGCTCGAATTCCTGCACGAGCACGACACGACGGTCTTTGAGCGCTTCGACTCCCTCGTCCGGGTCGGCGAACAGCGCTACCGCTTCCCGGCGGACCGGCCCCGCATCCCCCTGATGTACTCGCTGAAGGCGTCCCGCCCCCGCTGA
- a CDS encoding DUF6191 domain-containing protein — translation MEFIVLMTLPGLVIGLILIAFADQILRATGRGGRRGQVSATGFEQLHATFSPGKQSELKERQSALLLRDDEEDGAPPHRSTVDLDGGRAVVRIPRHG, via the coding sequence ATGGAGTTCATCGTCCTCATGACCCTCCCCGGTCTGGTGATCGGGCTGATCCTGATCGCCTTCGCGGATCAGATCCTGCGTGCCACCGGCCGGGGCGGACGGCGGGGTCAGGTCTCCGCCACCGGCTTCGAGCAACTGCACGCCACCTTCTCGCCGGGCAAGCAGAGCGAGTTGAAGGAACGGCAGAGCGCGCTGCTGCTCCGCGACGACGAGGAGGACGGCGCGCCCCCGCACCGTTCCACCGTCGACCTGGACGGCGGGCGGGCGGTGGTCCGCATACCGAGGCACGGCTGA
- a CDS encoding 4'-phosphopantetheinyl transferase family protein — MATESPADSRSVTTPAPPPGVELVWYGRVPALAADALAHRGLLDAGEQARLDGFLRPRDRDAYAVAHVALRRLLGERLGLPPGAVVVERRPCLHCGGPHGRPVVAGDPVHFSLSHTTGAVLIALARTAVGVDIERLPSPASVDDIADQLHPGERAGLAALTGEERVRAFARCWTRKEAFLKATGAGLTEDLSRTLVGAGPRPAEVPGWSIADLAADAGYTAAVAVQTPQ, encoded by the coding sequence ATGGCGACCGAGTCCCCCGCCGACAGCAGATCCGTGACGACGCCCGCGCCGCCGCCGGGGGTGGAGCTGGTCTGGTACGGCAGGGTGCCCGCGCTCGCCGCCGACGCGCTCGCCCACCGGGGGCTCCTGGACGCCGGGGAGCAGGCCCGGCTGGACGGCTTCCTCAGACCGCGGGACCGGGACGCCTACGCGGTGGCGCATGTGGCGCTGCGCCGTCTCCTCGGGGAGCGGCTGGGGCTGCCGCCGGGCGCGGTGGTGGTGGAGCGGCGGCCGTGTCTCCACTGCGGCGGACCGCACGGGCGGCCCGTCGTCGCCGGGGACCCGGTGCACTTCTCGCTCTCGCACACCACCGGCGCGGTACTGATCGCGCTGGCCCGGACCGCCGTCGGCGTGGACATCGAGCGGCTGCCCAGCCCGGCGTCGGTCGACGACATAGCCGATCAGCTCCACCCCGGGGAGCGGGCCGGGCTGGCGGCGCTCACGGGCGAGGAGCGCGTCCGTGCCTTCGCTCGCTGCTGGACGCGGAAGGAAGCCTTCCTGAAGGCGACCGGCGCGGGGCTGACCGAGGACCTCTCCCGGACCCTGGTCGGGGCCGGGCCCCGGCCCGCCGAGGTGCCGGGGTGGTCGATCGCCGACCTGGCCGCCGACGCGGGGTACACGGCGGCGGTGGCGGTCCAAACCCCGCAGTGA